A stretch of the Ostrea edulis chromosome 9, xbOstEdul1.1, whole genome shotgun sequence genome encodes the following:
- the LOC125658315 gene encoding cytoplasmic protein NCK2-like yields MGDEQVVVVAKYDYKAENAQELDIKKHEKLVLLDDTRDWWKVQNARNKSGYVPSNYVKRSNSKASKLFSRVKKNLARRNKSDTKITGTSPVVSRNGDTGSDENSISSDIQAVDPQPAIVKYNYSPKRPDEMELFKGERVTVLEKSIDGWWKGRKLDNITSGWFPSNYVDLEPSDQNDCTVYSTAASLEDDSVVDYSTNHHQNVVALYAFHTENPEELSFEKGERLVILKPSDDPEWWRAVNSQGEMGLIPRNYVQIIEVDEKLDVECETNASSCTPQSQSTSSLSNASNLSVVGVTSRKQFRVSGPLAEKEWYYGKISRQECEDLLRRYAADGDFIIRDSESAGGNYTVVLKATERNKHFRVQVNDEGLYQIGQQKFANLDDLIEHYKKHPIFKSENEKLYLVKAFNLPAEF; encoded by the exons ATGGGGGATGAACAGGTTGTAGTAGTAGCAAAATATGACTACAAAGCAGAGAATGCACAGGAATTAGACATCAAGAAGCATGAAAAGTTGGTTTTGCTGGATGACACAAGAGACTGGTGGAAAGTGCAAAATGCCAGAAATAAATCAGGTTATGTACCATCCAATTATGTCAAGAGGTCCAATTCTAAGGCATCCAAGCTCTTTAGTCGAGTAAAGAAAAATTTAGCCAGAAGGAACAAAAGCGATACAAAAATTACAGGGACGAGTCCTGTTGTGAGTCGAAATGGGGACACTGGAAGTGATGAAAATAGCATTAGTAGTGACATTCAGGCTGTAGATCCACAACCTGCAATAGTGAAATATAATTACTCGCCAAAAAGACCAGATGAGATGGAATTATTCAAAGGAGAACGTGTGACGGTGTTGGAGAAATCCATTGACGGATGGTGGAAGGGTAGAAAGTTGGATAATATCACATCTGGATGGTTTCCTTCCAATTACGTGGATTTGGAGCCGTCGGACCAGAATGACTGTACAGTTTACTCCACAGCTGCCTCCCTGGAAGACGACTCAGTGGTAGATTACTCTACAAACCACCATCAAAATGTTGTCGCTTTGTACGCTTTTCATACAGAAAATCCAGAAGAACTCAGTTTTGAAAAGGGTGAGCGGTTAGTGATTCTCAAACCTTCAGATGATCCAGAGTGGTGGAGGGCTGTGAACAGTCAGGGAGAGATGGGGTTAATCCCCAGAAACTATGTACAGATAATTGAAGTGGATGAAAAACTGGATGTTGAATGCGAGACGAATGCTAGCTCCTGTACACCACAGTCCCAATCGACCAGCAGTCTTTCTAATGCCTCAAATCTCAGTGTGGTCGGGGTCACCAGTAGAAAACAGTTCAGGGTGTCGGGACCTCTGGCAGAGAAAGAGTGGTACTACGGTAAAATTTCACGACAAGAGTGTGAGGACCTGTTACGAAGGTATGCCGCTGATGGGGATTTCATTATACGGGATAGTGAGTCAGCA GGTGGCAATTATACAGTAGTGCTGAAGGCGACTGAGAGAAACAAACATTTTCGTGTACAGGTGAACGACGAAGGATTGTATCAGATCGGGCAACAGAAGTTTGCAAACCTAGATGATCTAATCGAACATTACAAGAAACACCCCATATTCAAGAGTGAGAATGAAAAATTGTATTTAGTCAAAGCGTTTAACCTGCCAGCGGAGTTTTGA